ATCCAGCCAGCCCCCCTTTTCCCTAAAGCCACGTGAAAATACATCAACGCAATCCCCAATTCACAACCTCACCTCCTTCCACGGTGGCTCCCCAGCCCGTCACCCACAAGTCCTTGCCCACGGGGAAGTTGTGGCTGGCGTCGGGCAGGCAGATGGGCTGGACGACGGAGGAGAAGGTGACGGggctctgcagctccagcacGGCGATGTCGTAGTCGTAGGTGTAGTCGTTGAAGTAGGGGTGGGAGATGATGCGCTTGATCTTCCGCGTTTGCACGTTGGGGCCGTTGCGGTTGCCTTGGTCGGTCAGGCCCAGGTAGGCTGTCCACAGGCTGGGCTCCGAGTACCTGCACGAGTCGGGAAACGCAGACGTTGTAGCTCGCTTTCTTAAACGGTTTCCTTGAGAAATCCCTGtaaaaactgtggggttttttcttactCGGAATAATGCCTGAAAACGGAAGCGCGGCTGCCGCCTACCTGAtgccctgcagctgcaggaagcaATGCGCGGCCGACACCAGCCAGCTCTCGGAGACCAGCGAGGCCCCGCAGATGTGGCCCTGGCCCTTGACGTGGAGGCTGACCTGCCACGGCCACTCTCCCGACTCCGAGTTCTGCCCGCCGACGATCCGCGACGTCCTGGTGTAGGAGCGGATCCCGCAGTCTGGGGcggggaaggaaaagggacaCTCGGTTACTCCCGCTCCCCTTCATCCCTCTGGGATATCTGCTACAGCACAAGTGCCCCGTTACCCACGTCAGGGACGGCCGATGCCAGCAGCTTGGCAGCAAAAATGCTaaatttgccaaaatatttacCAGCCAAGTCCATAAACGTGCAGACAAACCCCCGTATTATCGGCGTCAGCCCTCTTGAGCGACACGGACACTGCGCACGCCGCCGAGGAACACGGGCCTTGGCTATTTTCAGACCGAGCTATCGCACAGAAAAACCCAGGGACTCTCTGCGCCACACTTAAGTGTTTCTCTAAGGGCCCCAGCCCAAAAACCCgcctcccccctttcccccggGTACTCACTGCAGTTGTCCTCGTCAGAATTGTCGTCGCAGTCCCGCTCCCCGTCGCACTCCGGGTTCTGCTTGCTGATGCAGTGCCCGCTGCGGCATTTGTACGTGTATTCCTTGCAGGGGACCGTCGCGTGGACCACTGCGGGCGGGACAAGGGGAGAAGGGtcagccccagctctgggaaaGCTGCACCACCCGGGAGCCCTTCACCTCTTCTGCCCGTCCCCAGGACGTTGCCACCCCCTGCAAAAAAATGCCTGGCCGCGAGGAAATGCGTAAGGAGGGAGTTCCCATCCTCACCcttgctgcagctgccctcgtcGCTCCCGTCCCCGCAGTCGTCCTTGCCGTCACACTTCCGTGCGTCGGGGATGCACTTCCCGCTGCTGCACTTGAAGCTGTCGGCTGCGCAACCTGGGGAAAGAGCAGCCCCTGAGGGACGGCGGGGCACGAAGCCCACGCACCTCCGACACCCCGCTGCGTCCATCTCCCTCCCCCTAAGACACGTAAAACCTCGGCAGCTACAACACACAAACACCTATGTCCTGGTCCCGGGTCTTTTCCTCTCCAACCTGCACGCCACCACTGATTTATGCATCCCTCTCTTTCCCTGCTTagtcttgtttttctcctctgcagccgGCTGGCATTTTGGGTTTCCTGCCCGCTCGTTTTCCAGCACGGCGCTCGCCCTCCTCCGTCGCCCTCGGCGCGAGTTACTTACTGCACTGCAGCTCGTCGCTGTTGTCGCCGCAGTCGTTCACGTTGTCGCAGACCCAGAACTTGGGCTTGCACCAGCCGTTCTGGCACTTGAACTGCTGGTCGGTACAGGCTATAAAAAAGGGAGAGCGAGAAATTCAGGGGGAGAGACCTGCAAAGGCACCGGCGGAGCCGTCGCCAGCCACCCCTCTGCCAGCGCACCCACCGCGGCGTCACGGGAAaagcggggcagcccccccagccggGGGGAGAGCGCATAGAAAACAGCACGACAGACCGGGGCTGCGCACACATACagaaatatataaacacataacACATTTGGGCTAAAATCCAGTATTTCCGCATCTCTGGAGAGCAAAACGACTTGGAGGGCTGTAACGCCTCAGGCAGTTAAGGCTGAAGGGGACGTTacagcagcaggacagacagAGGCAATGATTTAATCAAAGCGATCGCTACCAGCGGCGGTGGGGAAGCACCGACAAACCCAGATCATGGCGGGGGCAGCCAGGCCGGCAGCACGCTCCGCCTCTGAAAACAGCCCCCTGCCTGCGAACGAGATCCCAAAGCAGGGGATCCCGTCCCCTCTAATTAGCTGGACAATAACATTATCTAGGGGATAGCTCTGCTAATCCAAGAGGAAAACTCCTTGCACGAAGAAACAACTCTTTGTGTGTCGCACAGGATGGGCTCTGCAATACCTGCCCGGTTCGGTAACAAAATACAGCCCTTTAAGCCCCCCCGGCTCAGCCAAACCCACACCAGCCTGGAGGATTAAATCGAAAAACACATTCCCAGCCGGGAGGGActggaaagggagagagatgccACTGGGAGAGGGCTGGATTAGCAGGAATCCACGGCTCCTGTATGCCGGGGAAGGGTCCTAAATCGATTCCCAGACCGGGCGCTACGGCGTGTTACCCAGAACAAGCCCAGGGGAAAATACCTGCAGCCCCTCCGGGGCAACGTGGCCCTCCCCGTCACACGCCAAAACCAGACGAAGGACAGACTTACTGCAGGATCTCTCGTCGCTGCCGTCGACGCAGTCCAGCCACCCGTCGCAGCGCATGCTTCGGTCAATGCAGCGGCCGGTGTTGCAGGCGAACTTGCCAGGGCAGGCTGAGAGGGAAGAAAGGGATAAAACAATGTGTAAACCTTCCGGCCGTCCCCTCTGTGTCCCTTCCCCAAGGCACACGACGCTCCCTGAGCCTGCTTACAGCATCCAGCCTTAAAGACACCTTttcctgccagcagagcaggaATGGGAGGAGGTCTGCAGGAAAAGAAATCGCGTTTCTATATCCCCCAAAAAAGCACGCTTCCCAATCTACGTGGCAGCGTaagtgcagaggagggagagCCTCCAGACAAATCCGGGCAAACCAGTTCCCCCCACGGCCTTAAGGGTTTCAACTCACGATCGCTGGAGTCGTAGGACAGGTACTCGGCAGAGAAGCCAGTGTCCGTGTGGGACTGGTCTGAGTGGAACTGGACCTCTATTTTGTTGGTAGTACTGGCCACCACAAACTGGGAACGCTCCCCGCAGTACCTGCGGGCAGAGAGAGCAAAGACGACGGGTCAGAGACGTAGGTCAGCCCCGGGGCAAACCCTTTGCCGTCCCTCATCTCCCCATCAGCACGAAGGGTCGCCTCGCGCACCCCGGGAGCGAAGGGGCAGCAGAACAGAGCACGAGTCCGATTCCAGCGCAATCTGCTGGGCCTCGAGGTCCGCCCAGAGGAGCTGAATTTTCCTGCCGTCGGCAGAAGGTGCAAACACCAAGTTGCGGCCTTGGAAGCGACTGGGAGCGAGTTCCTGCGAATCCCTGCCGGACACAGCGACGGCTCTGACACACGCGGATGCAGGTGCTGACTTGGAAACCCTCTCTCTCCGAGGAAGGGTGAGCTCCTTTGCCCGCAGTGCTGTGAAACGCCGCCGCTCGCTCCCCCCGCGCGGCACCGGGTTGTCTTTTCGGCCCAGCTCACGTTGGGTTGTGCAACAGCACGCAGCAAATGTAACAGTAAACGCATCACAGAACGCCACGCCATTACCCTAACCACGGAGATTTGCTCACTCAAGCAAAACCACGCCAGatgtttctgcctttctgctcGCGAGGCGTGCGACGTGACGTGCCACAGCGTTCTGGGGGGGATTCGGCTGCAGCAGGCGACAAACCCAGGGTTTAATCCCCAAAAGCACGCGTGCTGCTCCCCTCTCACCACGGGCCGTCGAGCTATGGGAGCAGGTCAGACCCACGCACCCTCCTGCCTCACCGCGTCCCAAAAAGCAGCGGCACGCTTGTTCCCACAGCGAGTTTGAGGTCAGCACGAGGTGCCACCATAACTAAAGGCTCGGAAAGGCAAAGCCTGACACCCACCTCGTGCTGTTGATCTGCACGTAGTCCTTGGTGCAGGAGCTGACTGGGATGCCGGGCTCCACCACAAAGAACATGTTGAAACGCACCTTCACGTTCTTTTTAGGGGGAACCTGCGAAAGGAAGCAGAGTCGGCGGCGTGGTCGTTTTCCggagcacagaaaacagaataaatttcaCGGGAAAAGGGCTTGGGGGGAGGACGGAAGATGACcgaaaaaggaaagaagtccagcagaaaaagaaaccccGTTCTGAAACGCCGCTCTGGCTCGCACTGTCATTTAGCCAGTGGCTTGGCTCGCTGGCCCCGGCATCCCCCATCACACGGAGAGGGGCTGAAGCCAGACCTCCGTCACCAGTGCCTGCTCTCCCAGGGCAGAAGGCGTCCCCCACCACCGGTTTTGCCAGCGAGTGACAGGCCTGTCCCACAGCCCACGTGCTCTAGTGCTTTTTGCGTAAAGCTACAGTTACTGGGGGCGACAGTGAGTGTCACACGGAGTTCAGGCCTCTCCTGCCTTTGGCGCCTCAAGCCTCCCCCGAGTCATGTCAGACTCGAAGCCTCTAGGCAGCATCTGCCGTGGGCTCGCTTGCACGGGGTCCTGCATAACCGAGTTAATTTGACCCGACTAACGGAGGCAAAGAGAGGACCCCGTCTTACCTCGATGTTCCAGACACAGTCCATGGCTGGCGGGTAGTGTGCCGGGTAATAGGGAGTCGTGAAGGTGCCGCTCTCTCCTTTCAGAGTCCCACCGCAGACTAGAAGATGAGCAAGAAGATGAAAACAGGTTAGAGGCGCAGAGAGACGCGGTTTTCCCAAGCCTTAGCTGGCTATCGCCCGAGGCAGGAAGGGAGGCAGACGCAACAGTCTCTAACAAGGTTAAGTCGATCTCTGGAGGCAGCAGCGCTGCTCCAAGGCTTGGAGAGAACCCAGGAGATCAATTAGGTGCTTCCTGCGTGCATCAATCTGCACGTCTAATCCAACATAAGTCTTATTTTGCCCTCCTCAAGGGACATCATTACAGCAGCCAAGAGCACCGTGGGCAAGGCAAGCTCCAAGAGCCAAGATGTGACCTGCTTCCAGGTCTCCTGGCCCTGGAAATATCCCTGGCAGACCGACGGCAGCCACAGCTGTGCCTCCCCCTTCAGTCGTCcgtggcagggagaggtgggggacaCTGGGCCGAGGCCTCTGCTCACCTTTCATCTTCGGGAGCTGGAAGAACTCAGCCTTAAAGCCGGGGAATctcccctccttgttggtaaccAACGTGACGAGCATGACGttctgggaggagaggaaggtcaGGTTGTAGGAAGGGGCGTAATTCCCACAGAGCCTaggaaggaaaggacaaaaaCCGCTAGAGACAACTGCATCCAGAGCCTCGAGCAGCGCAGATCGCCTCTGAGCAGGGACAGCAGCTCAGTTACCAGCAGGACTTCTCAGCGTCACCCTGCCACCTCACGCCAGGACTCGGTGCCCTAATGGGGACACTCACCTGACCAAAGCGTGGGGCTCCACGGGGCTCAGAGAGTTGTACACCTTGATGTAGTCCCCGTCCTCTGTGCACTGCTCCAGCTCCAGAGTCTTGAAGGTCAGGCTGATGATGGAGTTGGCGTCCGCCCTCAGCGTCCAGTAGCAGAGCGCGTTGTTGGGGTAAGGGCTGTTGGGGAA
Above is a genomic segment from Chroicocephalus ridibundus chromosome 18, bChrRid1.1, whole genome shotgun sequence containing:
- the ST14 gene encoding suppressor of tumorigenicity 14 protein isoform X4 is translated as MEGGPTAAGAGMRYSTQLQDMNNLEEGVEFLPAMNSKKMEKRGPKRQVVVTVVIVVFLLVSLVTGLLVWHFKYRNAPVQKIFNGHLRVLNWDFIDAYENSSSTDFIMLARKVKSTVEEIYRSHADIGPYHKETVITAFSEGSVIAYYWSEFVVPKYREESLDRAMADKQSLVQRWNPRLRNPTLKVESVVAFPADPSIAHSARDKSCMFALHAKEGEITSFTTPGFPNSPYPNNALCYWTLRADANSIISLTFKTLELEQCTEDGDYIKVYNSLSPVEPHALVRLCGNYAPSYNLTFLSSQNVMLVTLVTNKEGRFPGFKAEFFQLPKMKVCGGTLKGESGTFTTPYYPAHYPPAMDCVWNIEVPPKKNVKVRFNMFFVVEPGIPVSSCTKDYVQINSTRYCGERSQFVVASTTNKIEVQFHSDQSHTDTGFSAEYLSYDSSDPCPGKFACNTGRCIDRSMRCDGWLDCVDGSDERSCTCTDQQFKCQNGWCKPKFWVCDNVNDCGDNSDELQCSCAADSFKCSSGKCIPDARKCDGKDDCGDGSDEGSCSKVVHATVPCKEYTYKCRSGHCISKQNPECDGERDCDDNSDEDNCNCGIRSYTRTSRIVGGQNSESGEWPWQVSLHVKGQGHICGASLVSESWLVSAAHCFLQLQGIRYSEPSLWTAYLGLTDQGNRNGPNVQTRKIKRIISHPYFNDYTYDYDIAVLELQSPVTFSSVVQPICLPDASHNFPVGKDLWVTGWGATVEGGSGASILQKAEIRLINQTVCNQLLTDQLTERMMCVGILTGGVDACQGDSGGPLVSVEASSRMFLAGVVSWGDGCAQRNKPGVYSRLTSLRDWIRQQTGL
- the ST14 gene encoding suppressor of tumorigenicity 14 protein isoform X5, coding for MDMDMNNLEEGVEFLPAMNSKKMEKRGPKRQVVVTVVIVVFLLVSLVTGLLVWHFKYRNAPVQKIFNGHLRVLNWDFIDAYENSSSTDFIMLARKVKSTVEEIYRSHADIGPYHKETVITAFSEGSVIAYYWSEFVVPKYREESLDRAMADKQSLVQRWNPRLRNPTLKVESVVAFPADPSIAHSARDKSCMFALHAKEGEITSFTTPGFPNSPYPNNALCYWTLRADANSIISLTFKTLELEQCTEDGDYIKVYNSLSPVEPHALVRLCGNYAPSYNLTFLSSQNVMLVTLVTNKEGRFPGFKAEFFQLPKMKVCGGTLKGESGTFTTPYYPAHYPPAMDCVWNIEVPPKKNVKVRFNMFFVVEPGIPVSSCTKDYVQINSTRYCGERSQFVVASTTNKIEVQFHSDQSHTDTGFSAEYLSYDSSDPCPGKFACNTGRCIDRSMRCDGWLDCVDGSDERSCTCTDQQFKCQNGWCKPKFWVCDNVNDCGDNSDELQCSCAADSFKCSSGKCIPDARKCDGKDDCGDGSDEGSCSKVVHATVPCKEYTYKCRSGHCISKQNPECDGERDCDDNSDEDNCNCGIRSYTRTSRIVGGQNSESGEWPWQVSLHVKGQGHICGASLVSESWLVSAAHCFLQLQGIRYSEPSLWTAYLGLTDQGNRNGPNVQTRKIKRIISHPYFNDYTYDYDIAVLELQSPVTFSSVVQPICLPDASHNFPVGKDLWVTGWGATVEGGSGASILQKAEIRLINQTVCNQLLTDQLTERMMCVGILTGGVDACQGDSGGPLVSVEASSRMFLAGVVSWGDGCAQRNKPGVYSRLTSLRDWIRQQTGL
- the ST14 gene encoding suppressor of tumorigenicity 14 protein isoform X7, with product MNNLEEGVEFLPAMNSKKMEKRGPKRQVVVTVVIVVFLLVSLVTGLLVWHFKYRNAPVQKIFNGHLRVLNWDFIDAYENSSSTDFIMLARKVKSTVEEIYRSHADIGPYHKETVITAFSEGSVIAYYWSEFVVPKYREESLDRAMADKQSLVQRWNPRLRNPTLKVESVVAFPADPSIAHSARDKSCMFALHAKEGEITSFTTPGFPNSPYPNNALCYWTLRADANSIISLTFKTLELEQCTEDGDYIKVYNSLSPVEPHALVRLCGNYAPSYNLTFLSSQNVMLVTLVTNKEGRFPGFKAEFFQLPKMKVCGGTLKGESGTFTTPYYPAHYPPAMDCVWNIEVPPKKNVKVRFNMFFVVEPGIPVSSCTKDYVQINSTRYCGERSQFVVASTTNKIEVQFHSDQSHTDTGFSAEYLSYDSSDPCPGKFACNTGRCIDRSMRCDGWLDCVDGSDERSCTCTDQQFKCQNGWCKPKFWVCDNVNDCGDNSDELQCSCAADSFKCSSGKCIPDARKCDGKDDCGDGSDEGSCSKVVHATVPCKEYTYKCRSGHCISKQNPECDGERDCDDNSDEDNCNCGIRSYTRTSRIVGGQNSESGEWPWQVSLHVKGQGHICGASLVSESWLVSAAHCFLQLQGIRYSEPSLWTAYLGLTDQGNRNGPNVQTRKIKRIISHPYFNDYTYDYDIAVLELQSPVTFSSVVQPICLPDASHNFPVGKDLWVTGWGATVEGGSGASILQKAEIRLINQTVCNQLLTDQLTERMMCVGILTGGVDACQGDSGGPLVSVEASSRMFLAGVVSWGDGCAQRNKPGVYSRLTSLRDWIRQQTGL
- the ST14 gene encoding suppressor of tumorigenicity 14 protein isoform X3; this encodes MLIPDGPRFVHIPEVFLLESCFLWHVLALLGSPFAGGYLCFLDMNNLEEGVEFLPAMNSKKMEKRGPKRQVVVTVVIVVFLLVSLVTGLLVWHFKYRNAPVQKIFNGHLRVLNWDFIDAYENSSSTDFIMLARKVKSTVEEIYRSHADIGPYHKETVITAFSEGSVIAYYWSEFVVPKYREESLDRAMADKQSLVQRWNPRLRNPTLKVESVVAFPADPSIAHSARDKSCMFALHAKEGEITSFTTPGFPNSPYPNNALCYWTLRADANSIISLTFKTLELEQCTEDGDYIKVYNSLSPVEPHALVRLCGNYAPSYNLTFLSSQNVMLVTLVTNKEGRFPGFKAEFFQLPKMKVCGGTLKGESGTFTTPYYPAHYPPAMDCVWNIEVPPKKNVKVRFNMFFVVEPGIPVSSCTKDYVQINSTRYCGERSQFVVASTTNKIEVQFHSDQSHTDTGFSAEYLSYDSSDPCPGKFACNTGRCIDRSMRCDGWLDCVDGSDERSCTCTDQQFKCQNGWCKPKFWVCDNVNDCGDNSDELQCSCAADSFKCSSGKCIPDARKCDGKDDCGDGSDEGSCSKVVHATVPCKEYTYKCRSGHCISKQNPECDGERDCDDNSDEDNCNCGIRSYTRTSRIVGGQNSESGEWPWQVSLHVKGQGHICGASLVSESWLVSAAHCFLQLQGIRYSEPSLWTAYLGLTDQGNRNGPNVQTRKIKRIISHPYFNDYTYDYDIAVLELQSPVTFSSVVQPICLPDASHNFPVGKDLWVTGWGATVEGGSGASILQKAEIRLINQTVCNQLLTDQLTERMMCVGILTGGVDACQGDSGGPLVSVEASSRMFLAGVVSWGDGCAQRNKPGVYSRLTSLRDWIRQQTGL
- the ST14 gene encoding suppressor of tumorigenicity 14 protein isoform X6, coding for MEKDMNNLEEGVEFLPAMNSKKMEKRGPKRQVVVTVVIVVFLLVSLVTGLLVWHFKYRNAPVQKIFNGHLRVLNWDFIDAYENSSSTDFIMLARKVKSTVEEIYRSHADIGPYHKETVITAFSEGSVIAYYWSEFVVPKYREESLDRAMADKQSLVQRWNPRLRNPTLKVESVVAFPADPSIAHSARDKSCMFALHAKEGEITSFTTPGFPNSPYPNNALCYWTLRADANSIISLTFKTLELEQCTEDGDYIKVYNSLSPVEPHALVRLCGNYAPSYNLTFLSSQNVMLVTLVTNKEGRFPGFKAEFFQLPKMKVCGGTLKGESGTFTTPYYPAHYPPAMDCVWNIEVPPKKNVKVRFNMFFVVEPGIPVSSCTKDYVQINSTRYCGERSQFVVASTTNKIEVQFHSDQSHTDTGFSAEYLSYDSSDPCPGKFACNTGRCIDRSMRCDGWLDCVDGSDERSCTCTDQQFKCQNGWCKPKFWVCDNVNDCGDNSDELQCSCAADSFKCSSGKCIPDARKCDGKDDCGDGSDEGSCSKVVHATVPCKEYTYKCRSGHCISKQNPECDGERDCDDNSDEDNCNCGIRSYTRTSRIVGGQNSESGEWPWQVSLHVKGQGHICGASLVSESWLVSAAHCFLQLQGIRYSEPSLWTAYLGLTDQGNRNGPNVQTRKIKRIISHPYFNDYTYDYDIAVLELQSPVTFSSVVQPICLPDASHNFPVGKDLWVTGWGATVEGGSGASILQKAEIRLINQTVCNQLLTDQLTERMMCVGILTGGVDACQGDSGGPLVSVEASSRMFLAGVVSWGDGCAQRNKPGVYSRLTSLRDWIRQQTGL
- the ST14 gene encoding suppressor of tumorigenicity 14 protein isoform X1 → MGAASDPASCLRGRNACECDLCWSALRVVASLLSPGAPCRCPGSCQMPAGRVPPYLREAGEDSRRCGLLSRRVLASSGQGRKRWGGDCRSGPLKSACTEDALGCVASSENIWVCSCSDPRLEAQDMNNLEEGVEFLPAMNSKKMEKRGPKRQVVVTVVIVVFLLVSLVTGLLVWHFKYRNAPVQKIFNGHLRVLNWDFIDAYENSSSTDFIMLARKVKSTVEEIYRSHADIGPYHKETVITAFSEGSVIAYYWSEFVVPKYREESLDRAMADKQSLVQRWNPRLRNPTLKVESVVAFPADPSIAHSARDKSCMFALHAKEGEITSFTTPGFPNSPYPNNALCYWTLRADANSIISLTFKTLELEQCTEDGDYIKVYNSLSPVEPHALVRLCGNYAPSYNLTFLSSQNVMLVTLVTNKEGRFPGFKAEFFQLPKMKVCGGTLKGESGTFTTPYYPAHYPPAMDCVWNIEVPPKKNVKVRFNMFFVVEPGIPVSSCTKDYVQINSTRYCGERSQFVVASTTNKIEVQFHSDQSHTDTGFSAEYLSYDSSDPCPGKFACNTGRCIDRSMRCDGWLDCVDGSDERSCTCTDQQFKCQNGWCKPKFWVCDNVNDCGDNSDELQCSCAADSFKCSSGKCIPDARKCDGKDDCGDGSDEGSCSKVVHATVPCKEYTYKCRSGHCISKQNPECDGERDCDDNSDEDNCNCGIRSYTRTSRIVGGQNSESGEWPWQVSLHVKGQGHICGASLVSESWLVSAAHCFLQLQGIRYSEPSLWTAYLGLTDQGNRNGPNVQTRKIKRIISHPYFNDYTYDYDIAVLELQSPVTFSSVVQPICLPDASHNFPVGKDLWVTGWGATVEGGSGASILQKAEIRLINQTVCNQLLTDQLTERMMCVGILTGGVDACQGDSGGPLVSVEASSRMFLAGVVSWGDGCAQRNKPGVYSRLTSLRDWIRQQTGL
- the ST14 gene encoding suppressor of tumorigenicity 14 protein isoform X2, whose translation is MMQVGAGLSCRARLGKDKIDRIPFAGCFSQLLGACDVCIKFARAISVCLRQPRAERGWGRHLTRHHVCGDEMRVNAICVGQHFVLWRPCCHPEPRAAAQEAARCRDMNNLEEGVEFLPAMNSKKMEKRGPKRQVVVTVVIVVFLLVSLVTGLLVWHFKYRNAPVQKIFNGHLRVLNWDFIDAYENSSSTDFIMLARKVKSTVEEIYRSHADIGPYHKETVITAFSEGSVIAYYWSEFVVPKYREESLDRAMADKQSLVQRWNPRLRNPTLKVESVVAFPADPSIAHSARDKSCMFALHAKEGEITSFTTPGFPNSPYPNNALCYWTLRADANSIISLTFKTLELEQCTEDGDYIKVYNSLSPVEPHALVRLCGNYAPSYNLTFLSSQNVMLVTLVTNKEGRFPGFKAEFFQLPKMKVCGGTLKGESGTFTTPYYPAHYPPAMDCVWNIEVPPKKNVKVRFNMFFVVEPGIPVSSCTKDYVQINSTRYCGERSQFVVASTTNKIEVQFHSDQSHTDTGFSAEYLSYDSSDPCPGKFACNTGRCIDRSMRCDGWLDCVDGSDERSCTCTDQQFKCQNGWCKPKFWVCDNVNDCGDNSDELQCSCAADSFKCSSGKCIPDARKCDGKDDCGDGSDEGSCSKVVHATVPCKEYTYKCRSGHCISKQNPECDGERDCDDNSDEDNCNCGIRSYTRTSRIVGGQNSESGEWPWQVSLHVKGQGHICGASLVSESWLVSAAHCFLQLQGIRYSEPSLWTAYLGLTDQGNRNGPNVQTRKIKRIISHPYFNDYTYDYDIAVLELQSPVTFSSVVQPICLPDASHNFPVGKDLWVTGWGATVEGGSGASILQKAEIRLINQTVCNQLLTDQLTERMMCVGILTGGVDACQGDSGGPLVSVEASSRMFLAGVVSWGDGCAQRNKPGVYSRLTSLRDWIRQQTGL